The Rosa rugosa chromosome 1, drRosRugo1.1, whole genome shotgun sequence genomic sequence CACTCCAAGTACAAACATTGTATTAAGAACTTTGAATTGATAACAGCAGGAACAAGATAATTCTTGGACCCTAAAATCCTAATTTCAAATCCTGCTAGACAAATACTGCCTTCAATCCTAAACACAATGTAGCACTATAGCAACATGGAACTGTAAACTTTAACCACTTTCAAACTTCAAACAAATCATGAAGATGAGGTACCTGGAAGCAACCACAGGAGCTGCTTTGAGTTCCCTAGCCCATTTTCTGAGGTGAGGATTAGACTGATACCAATGACTGGGCTGGAATCTGAAGTAATGGATCCGGAGAACAAAACCAAAAGTTGTTTCTTTCAGGATCAATGGTGGTAGTGGCTGGTCTTCAGTGGACACTTGTTGCACCTTATTGGGCCCAATGCTATCACATTAAGAAGAAGCAATCCAATCAATCTGGGCTTTAAGAAGCCCAATTGTCACTCTAAATCTATATatctgtttaaggaaaacgaaaattaacagagagagagagtaatgaatctgaattgtgtttattcatctcacaatggagggtttatatagaaATACAAAGCTAATGTGAATGCTCTAAGAGAAACTCAAAATGATAACAATCTTCTCTTAGTTGATTgagggctgcagctccacatggtgGCTGCAATGATCAcaattgccatgcttgttgccctttggcataaagcttgtcatacaagtctctatacctacattatacactcaagtacctattgtatacatgatatagacatttatactatgactcatatatacatcatgattcatatatactacaacaataTCTAATCTTATTTACTTTGCAGTTGGACTGTTGCATTGAATATGAGTCTTTAAACGGCAAAATCCAAATTCAAACGTCTCAATTCAATTTGTAGTGGGATTGACGCATGGCCTTCACTTTCCCACCCCACCTAATTCAAGAACCAATTTCATTGTTTTCAgactcttgtttttttttttttttttttttttttttttgtgagaaagATTGTTTTCGGAATCAAGTTAAAACATCATCTAGTTACGCAAAATATCATATTTTGCATATATGATACAACACGTCTTTCCATTTAAATGCATTACTTCTCAACTTGGGTACCTAGCTCATCTATGCACTTTATGAGTTGTAAACCATATTAAATGAGTCGCTCTGACCTCAGACCTCACTCGGCACTTGTTTGTTGTTGTATTTTCTCCAAGTCGAACCGTCAGTGCGACACGTCGAGGCTAGGTGTGTAGTCTTCTTCTAAAGAAATTTTAAGTATGTGGTTCAATTTGTTCAATTCAATCGATTTAAGATTGATTTCACCACAACTTGTTTGGGTGATTCCAGACTTGATCGTTGTTTTGGGTGTTTATGTTGTTCAACTACTATACTATTCTTGTTTTGTTCAACTATACTCCGACTAATCATCCTATGTATCAATGGTGCCTATTTCCTCATTAAGATTGCATAACCATTCATGGTTCTCATGTTACTGATGTTAGAATGAGAAAACCGATTGCttcttatatatatagtatCTGTCTTGGTGATTTAAAATTTAAAGAATATTTTTCTGATATTGTTGTTAGGCACAGTGAAGTTGTCCATGAGCGTACGTCCAAGAGATGAGCATCAAAGGTGAGGAACCTCCCCCTCAGTATATTGTTAAAGAAAGCAAGTTTGGAGCTATAGAGTCTTCCCCAGAATTGGGTCAAATCCCCATCATTGATGTCAGTCTCTTCTCCCCATCATCAATTGATTCTAAGCAAGCGAAGATCGAACTAGACAAACTTAGAACAGCTCTCACCTCATCAGGCTGCTTTCAGGTTACATAtctatgtttatatatatgatatatttCTATCGAACCAACTATACGATGAGTAATATTTATGTTTATGAAATTGTGCATTGTGTTAATTTGTTGAACTTGGTTTTCTCATTTCTTTGGTTGTTAGGCAATTGGTCATGGGATATCAAGTTCCTTTCTGGACAAGGTACGCAAAGCTGCGACACAATTCTTTGAACTTCCAGTGGAAGAGAAGCAAAAGTACTCCAGAGAAATTTATGGTGGCCGTGAAGGATATGGGGAGGATATCATTGTCTCAGAGAAGCAAGTTCTTGATTGGTCCTACCGCCTAATTCTTCATGTATTCCCTGAAGATCATAGAAGGCTCGATCTCTGGCCAGAAAATCCAAATGGTTTTGGGTACATAACTTCAAAAATTGACTAGATAATGTGCTACAGAATTTAATTTTTAGTACATTCATTGATACTAGAAGTACTGTTGTGTATTTTGTGCAGAGAGGTTGTACATGAATATGCAACAAAGGTAAAGTTCATGATGGGTGTTCTTTTTAAGGCCATGGCGAAATCGTTGAATTTGGAAGAGGACAGCTTTTCAGATAAGCTGCTTGGAGAGAGAGCTCTGATGCAAGCAAGATTCAACTTCTATCCGCCGTGTTCAAGATCCGATCAGGTTCTTGGTGTGAAGCCACATACAGATAGGTCAGGAGTGACAGTTCTGTTGCAAGACAAAGAAGTTGAAGGTCTTCAAGTTTTGGTAGATGACAAATGGGTTAGAGTCCCCATCGTGCCTCATGCTATAGTTGTTAATCTTGGTGATCAAATGCAGGTAAAGTGAAATGACTCATCACTTCAATTAGTCCAATGTATTTCATTGTTTTCAAATCCAATCATGAATTTCGTAATCAATTTTATATTGAATTCCTAATGCAGATTATGAGTAATGGTGTATTCAAGAGCCCAATGCACAGGGTGGTGACAAATCCAGAAAGGATGAGGCTATCTGTGGCCTTGTTTAATGAACCAGATCCTGAAACTGAGATTAGTCCAGTGGAGAAACTGATAGATGAGACAAGGCCAAGAGTATACAAAAATGTCAAGAATTATGGTCGCATCAACTACGAATGCTATCAGAGAGGAGAAATAGCACTCGAAACAGTGAAGATCTAAATTTCACTTCTCTGTACCTTTATCATCTAGAAATAAATTGTGTAAACACCATGGAACTTTTCAAATGAGTCAAACCCCTGTGATCATAATCACAGGCTATTAAATAAGAgtgagtcaccatgggggtaggagtgaaatcatttgatcttctttttaaaaaggaaagaaaaaaaaaaaaaaaagtgagtgaAACATTATCCTAATTTCTTCAAGCCAATAAATTACCTTTTTTTTACTGCATCAAGAGCACTAACCTTTTTCACTGCTGGCTCAACAAGCATGCATGGCACATATACATAcctttgttttttctgtttgtAGTCTCTGTGCAGTTGACTCTTGAATATTCCATAACTCATCATCTGCAGAAACCTATATGAAGTCCAACCTTTCTGATCATATCACGCATGTAATTCACAAGTTAATGAATCCTCTGTTTGAGGAAAAACGTAAATTAACAGGAATGTAGAGAGAGtaatattgcagagagaatggagattcatgtgtgtttattcatctcatacaagagggtatttataggaatacattataagtgtgaaagctcaaagataatctcaagcttggtatcaacttgatttacagctgcagctcaatcatggtagctgtgatgatgataattgccatgcttgttgccctttggcataaagcttgtcacacaagtctctatacctatattatacactcaagtaccttatctatacactcaagtgcctatttatacatgatatagacatttatactatgactcatatatactacaatatgattcatgtatactacaacactcccccttggatatttcatgtttaatagcattgtctaggccgtgcgcttcgaaattgcctcgttaaaaaccttgccaagtaataaaaccctgtgggaaaaaacaaccttggtcgaaggagaaaaagagcacaacgcgcgttgagtgtggagtatgtttctggatactccccctgatttagatACTCCTCCTTGTGTCCACCAGTACAAAATCGAAAATAGACAACGTTACTTAGATAACGGTTTAATGAAAAacgttgtggtttttttttttacaacggTATAGTCAAAACCGTTATCTATAGATACTAAAAAAATGTTGGTCCCTTAGTTAGAAGTTTTCTCATTTAACTTGTACAACGGTGTGGTAAAAACCGTTATCTATAAATAGTAAAAAAATGTTGGCCCCTTGGTAGAAATTTGTGAACTGAACTTATATAACGGTACAGTCAAAACCGTTATCGATCTACAAATATTAAGAGTGTTGGTCCCTTGGATAGAAATTTGTAAATTTAACTTATACAACGGTACGGGCAAAACCGTTATCGATCTACAAATATTAAAAGTGTTGGTCCCTTGGTTAGAAATTTGTTAATTTAATATACAACGGTACGGTTAAAACCGTTATCAATCTGTAAATATTAAAAGTGTTG encodes the following:
- the LOC133726938 gene encoding codeine O-demethylase-like; amino-acid sequence: MSIKGEEPPPQYIVKESKFGAIESSPELGQIPIIDVSLFSPSSIDSKQAKIELDKLRTALTSSGCFQAIGHGISSSFLDKVRKAATQFFELPVEEKQKYSREIYGGREGYGEDIIVSEKQVLDWSYRLILHVFPEDHRRLDLWPENPNGFGEVVHEYATKVKFMMGVLFKAMAKSLNLEEDSFSDKLLGERALMQARFNFYPPCSRSDQVLGVKPHTDRSGVTVLLQDKEVEGLQVLVDDKWVRVPIVPHAIVVNLGDQMQIMSNGVFKSPMHRVVTNPERMRLSVALFNEPDPETEISPVEKLIDETRPRVYKNVKNYGRINYECYQRGEIALETVKI